The genomic window GGAAAGGAACTCTAACGTGAGTAGGAGCAAAGGATTAGCTCTGTCCCGGAGCCTCAGATCTCCGCGGAATTTCTTTATACGGTCACAAAGAACCTCCTGAAACCCCGCTCCGCCATCTTTTCGGAGGTTTTAGACTGGAGATGCTTTCTCGCTATGCCCAACACATTTTGTAAATTGACAGCAACTATGCTGACGTAGCTCGAAGGAAACATAACTTAAGTCAGAAGAAAGTACATTCTGACAATTTCTGTGGCGACACCAACACGTGTAAAACGTGGCAAGTATTTCTTGAGCTGAGCATGATTCCGGGATCCTGGGAGTGGAAAGCAGAACCTCACGCATGTAGTTATCGCCGCCAAATAAAGGATATGAGCAATTTTGAAATATGTGTATGAAAAATAACAACTGGAGATTATTAGGCAGAAAAATGGCAGAGTTAAGAAAAGTGGATAGGCTAAAACTACGTTCGTCAGTGAAGAGCGTCCgtgcttagttttcttttttttaaaaaaaaaaaagactgtttaaGGGGGCGGGCTTATCATTGGAATGTAGCAATCACAAGAATTGGCCAATCGTCAATCCCTAGAAGCACTTCCGCAAACTCCGACGGAAGCCTGAGAGCTGCTGGACGACAGCCAATCAGAGCAACGCGTTTCCTGTATAAATACCAGGGTCGCGCACTCTTCCTCCCGCTTTTTGTTCACTATGGCTCGTACAAAGCAGACCGCTCGCAAGTCCACCGGCGGCAAGGCCCCGCGCAAGCAGCTGGCCACCAAGGCCGCCCGCAAGAGCGCCCCGGCCACCGGCGGCGTGAAGAAGCCCCACCGCTACCGGCCCGGCACCGTGGCGCTGCGCGAGATCCGGCGCTACCAGAAGTCGACCGAGCTGCTGATCCGCAAGCTGCCGTTCCAGCGTCTGGTGCGCGAGATCGCGCAGGACTTCAAGACCGACCTGCGCTTCCAGAGCTCGGCCGTCATGGCTCTGCAGGAGGCCAGCGAGGCCTACCTGGTGGGTCTGTTTGAGGACACCAACCTGTGCGCCATCCACGCCAAGCGCGTCACCATCATGCCCAAAGACATCCAGCTGGCCCGCCGCATCCGCGGGGAGAGGGCTTGAGCACATTTCCCACATTGGCACGTAATCAACTAAAAAGGCTCTTTTAAGAGCCAACTCCCATTATCTGCAAAAGGTGCTGTAGTGCCTGTGAGCCTTAGGCAGGACTTAGTCGGGTATCTCCGTACTTCGTACCTTTTCTTAAGCTACAAGAACACTTTAGGCTGTATATATAATCAGGATGCCCTGTACCTGCTATATTCTAAGTGAAAGTTGAAATAAGTCAGAAAAGGTGCCCACTGCAGTTTTGTAATTTCATTGGTCTTTTCTGTCTTGAGGGTTTGGATCCTGAAGTTTACGTTAAGATGCCACGTGGGTCTTGGAGTCGTCCTGAAGAGAAGTCAGGATTCTGGTTATCTGTCCAACACCTATAATCAATTTCTTAAtgcctcttgttttgtttttgacactaGGTCTCTTCACCTACCCTGTTGTAGAGCTCAATTTATACACCAGTATGCGCTCTCGCATTCGACTCCATTTTCCTCTTGAGTGTGGGACctaaggcatgtgtcaccacgccTGTTTTCCTTAGGTATTAATTTATTAATCCCACTTTAAGAAAGGTAAGATTTATTTAGCAGGTTTAGTTATAGAATTTTAGCCTCTTGTAATGTTACATTTACAGTTGTAGAAGACAGCAGTTATTACAATGTTT from Microtus pennsylvanicus isolate mMicPen1 chromosome 4, mMicPen1.hap1, whole genome shotgun sequence includes these protein-coding regions:
- the LOC142848841 gene encoding histone H3, with protein sequence MARTKQTARKSTGGKAPRKQLATKAARKSAPATGGVKKPHRYRPGTVALREIRRYQKSTELLIRKLPFQRLVREIAQDFKTDLRFQSSAVMALQEASEAYLVGLFEDTNLCAIHAKRVTIMPKDIQLARRIRGERA